The Bacillus sp. BGMRC 2118 genome contains a region encoding:
- a CDS encoding two pore domain potassium channel family protein, whose translation MVTVVKLGLLLFIIFVLYKSFSQLFKRNEHRNNYVSLEKLLFLLLIYVNVLVGFALVYTLFELSGNVIMINGNLPELNGFFEIFGTSLYFSGLTLLSVGYGDITPIGIGRFFAIVEALLGYIIPAAFVVRTMIDYDSRAEYKPNIDYDQST comes from the coding sequence GTGGTTACTGTGGTCAAATTAGGTTTATTATTATTCATTATATTTGTTCTATATAAAAGCTTTAGTCAGCTCTTTAAACGGAATGAACATCGAAATAATTATGTTTCTTTAGAAAAGCTATTATTTTTATTATTAATATATGTGAATGTGTTAGTTGGATTTGCACTCGTGTACACACTGTTTGAGTTATCAGGAAATGTTATTATGATTAATGGGAATTTGCCTGAGTTGAACGGATTTTTTGAGATATTCGGCACTTCATTATATTTCAGTGGGTTAACGCTTCTTTCAGTTGGATATGGAGACATTACACCTATTGGAATAGGGAGATTTTTTGCTATTGTTGAGGCTCTTCTTGGATATATTATACCGGCTGCCTTCGTGGTCAGAACAATGATTGATTATGATAGTCGGGCTGAGTATAAACCAAATATTGATTATGATCAATCAACATAG
- a CDS encoding thioredoxin-dependent thiol peroxidase, translating to MRIAPDFELKGTSGHTVRLSDFKGKSNVVLYFYPKDMTPGCTTEACDFKEAHQSFQNLDTVILGVSPDSIDKHQKFTEKYDLPFELLVDEDHQVAEAYGVWKLKKNFGKEYMGIERSTFVIDKEGQIVKEWLKVKVKGHVDDALNYIKENL from the coding sequence ATGAGAATAGCACCTGATTTTGAATTAAAAGGTACGAGTGGTCACACCGTAAGACTAAGTGACTTTAAAGGGAAATCAAATGTAGTGTTATACTTTTACCCTAAAGATATGACACCGGGGTGTACGACTGAAGCATGTGATTTTAAAGAAGCTCATCAGTCGTTTCAAAATCTGGATACAGTTATTTTGGGTGTCAGTCCAGATTCAATTGACAAGCATCAGAAATTCACAGAGAAATATGACTTACCCTTTGAATTACTAGTAGATGAAGATCATCAAGTTGCAGAAGCTTACGGAGTATGGAAACTTAAGAAAAACTTCGGTAAAGAGTACATGGGGATTGAGCGTTCAACCTTTGTTATTGATAAAGAAGGTCAAATTGTGAAGGAATGGTTAAAGGTGAAGGTAAAAGGTCACGTTGACGATGCATTAAATTATATTAAAGAAAACTTATAA